The following are from one region of the Coffea eugenioides isolate CCC68of chromosome 2, Ceug_1.0, whole genome shotgun sequence genome:
- the LOC113759326 gene encoding cell number regulator 6-like, translating into MVDGTYVQLTKEQEALEDITPGELNQPIDVVQITAARCPQCGQALPESYHPPANEDWSTGIFGCADDPESCWTGLFCPCVLFGRNVESLSDEVSYSCACMGHVICIEGGITLAALMAAFNGAIDPQTVGLITEGLLCTWWICGVYTGMARQALQRKYHLKDSPCEPSLVHLCLHWCAICQEHREMKCRLSNYHATETTIVNPPPVQEMIILLKFWNNTIPDIMSIKCCLVTLSVEYWGTRYLMLFGDEKALNGSWLNTGWTENSDKKVRFRNFGPNSTVRVLLPKLVKKLMLDAFSDGGYKCKQVHFGIPDVGDVCYVFDDTLGRSISSSFGSLKIE; encoded by the exons ATGGTTGATGGGACTTATGTACAATTGACAAAGGAGCAAGAGGCGTTGGAGGACATCACTCCAGGAGAGCTTAATCAACCTATCGATGTTGTTCAG ATAACTGCAGCTAGGTGCCCTCAATGTGGTCAAGCTTTGCCTGAAAGCTACCATCCCCCTGCTAACGAAGACTGGAGTACTGGGATTTTTGGTTGTGCTGATGATCCAGAGAGCT GTTGGACTGGATTGTTTTGCCCCTGTGTGTTATTTGGACGCAATGTTGAGAGTTTGAGTGATGAAGTCTCATATTCTTGCGCATGTATGGGTCATGTGATATGCATCGAAGGCGGCATTACTCTTGCAGCACTTATGGCTGCGTTTAATGGTGCTATTGATCCCCAGACAGTAGGGCTTATAACAGAAGGTCTTCTCTGCACTTGGTGGATATGTGGTGTCTACACGGGCATGGCACGGCAAGCATTACAGAGAAAGTATCATTTAAAG GATTCACCATGTGAGCCTTCATTGGTGCACCTATGTTTACATTGGTGTGCTATATGCCAAGAGCACAGGGAAATGAAGTGCCGCCTTTCTAATTATCATGCAACCGAAACAACAATTGTGAATCCTCCCCCAGTTCAAGAAATGATC ATATTGTTGAAATTCTGGAACAATACAATTCCTGATATTATGTCAATTAAGTGTTGTTTAGTGACGCTTTCGGTTGAGTACTGGGGGACTAGATATTTGATGCTTTTTGGGGATGAGAAAGCATTGAACGGATCGTGGCTGAATACTGGATGGACAGAAAATTCG GATAAGAAAGTCAGATTCAGAAACTTTGGACCTAATAGCACCGTGAGGGTGCTCCTACCGAAATTGGTGAAAAAGCTCATGCTTGATGCTTTCTCAGATGGAGGATATAAATGCAAGCAGGTCCATTTTGGAATTCCAGATGTTGGGGACGTCTGCTATGTCTTTGATGACACACTAGGCCGCTCTATCTCTAGTTCATTTGGATCTTTAAAGATTGAGTGA